The sequence TGCGGTTGCCAAGCTGATTACGCTTGCTGAGCAGCATGTCGGCGGCGAAAAAGAAACAGCGGCGGCTGTGGAAACCTTGATGGAAAAAGTAAAGACGATGACAAAAGCAGTCCCGGTTGTTGGAATCACAGGTACGGGCGGTGCTGGTAAGAGTTCATTGACAGACGAATTGATCAGACGATTCATCAATGAAATTCCTGAAAAAAGAGTTGCGATTTTATCAGTGGATCCTACAAAGCAAAAAACAGGCGGTGCCCTGCTTGGCGACCGGATCCGCATGAACGCGATATTCTCTCCGCGCGTTTATATGCGCAGCCTGGCAACAAGGAAGTCGAAATCAGAACTATCTCTGGCTATTAAAGACGCTATCGATGTTGTAAAAGCAGCAGGCTTTGATCTTGTCATCGTCGAAACGAGCGGTATCGGCCAGGGAGATGCTGGGATTACTGATGTTTGTGATGTTTCCATGTATGTGATGACCAGCGAATTTGGTGCACCGTCACAGCTTGAGAAGATCGATATGATTGATTATGCAGACCTGATCGTCATCAACAAATTTGAACGTAAGGGGTCAGAGGATGCAAAGCGACAGGTACAGAAGCAGTACCAGCGCAGCCATCTCCTCTGGGACAAAGAGCTGGATGAAATGCCTGTATACGGCACGATTGCCAGCCAGTTCAACGATCCAGGCACAAACTCACTTTTTGCTGCCCTGGTGAATAAAATCAATGAAAAAGCAGGTACGGACTGGACGACGCCTTTCGCTACAAATGCTGTAGTGGAAAAGCAGAATGTCATCATCCCGAATGATCGGCGTTACTACCTGCGTGAAATTTCAGAAACAGTACGCGGGTATCATAAGCATGCTGCTGAGCAGGCAGACCTTGCACGCAGATTGTTCCAGCTTGGAGGAGCAATCGAAGCGGTAAAAGAAAGAGAAACAAACAGTGAAGTGCTTTCCTCTCTTCAGGTGTTGAAGGAAGAAGCGGAGAAGAAGCTGACACCAGAATCAAAATATATTCTCGAAAACTGGGAAGCTCTTAAGGAAAAATACAGTGCGGATCAATTTGTCACAAAAATTCGTGACAAGGAAATTGTTACCGAGCTGAAGACCAAGAGCTTATCCGGCCTAAGCATTCCTAAGGTCGCTTTGCCAAGATACAAGGATTACGGTGAAATTTTACGCTGGGTTTACCTTGAAAATGTACCGGGCAGCTTCCCTTACACAGCGGGTGTATTTCCATTTAAGCGTGAGGGAGAGGATCCGAAGCGCCAGTTTGCAGGGGAAGGAACACCTGAGAGAACCAACCGACGCTTCCATTACCTTTCCAAGGATGATGATGCAAAGCGCTTGAGTACGGCTTTTGACTCCGTTACTTTATATGGTGAAGACCCTGATTACCGGCCAGATATTTATGGCAAGGTTGGCGAGAGCGGAGTCAGCGTTTGTACACTTGAGGACATGAAAAAGCTGTACGCAGGCTTTGACCTTTGCCATCCATCCACATCTGTTTCGATGACGATCAACGGACCGGCACCGATTATCCTGGCCATGTTCATGAACACAGCGATTGAACAGCAGGTGGAAAAGAAGGAACAGGAACTTGGGCGTAAACTGAATGAAGATGAGTTTGCCCAGGTAAAAGAAATGACGCTTCAAACTGTCCGAGGTACGGTTCAGGCAGATATTTTAAAAGAAGATCAGGGTCAAAATACATGTATCTTCTCGACTGAATTCGCACTGAGGATGATGGGCGATATCCAGCAGTATTTTATCGATGAGAAGGTGCGGAACTACTACTCTGTATCAATTTCGGGCTACCATATTGCGGAAGCAGGGGCAAACCCAATATCGCAGCTGGCGTTCACTCTATCCAATGGTTTCACATATGTTGAGTACTATTTGAGCAGAGGCATGAAAATCGATGATTTCGCGCCGAACTTGAGCTTCTTTTTCTCAAATGGACTTGATCCTGAGTACTCCGTGATTGGCCGTGTTGCCCGCAGAATCTGGGCGACGGTCATGAAGAATAAGTATGGCGCGAATGAACGCAGCCAGAAGCTGAAGTACCATATCCAGACATCAGGCCGTTCTCTGCATGCCCAGGAAATCGACTTCAACGATATCCGGACGACATTGCAGGCATTGATGGCTTTGCATGATAACTGTAATTCTCTTCATACCAATGCATACGACGAAGCGATTACCACACCGACCGAAGAATCGGTCCGCCGTGCGATGGCCATCCAGATGATCATCACCAAGGAGCATGGATTGACGAAGAACGAAAATCCGCTCCAGGGGGCGTTCATCATTGAAGAGCTGACGGATTTGGTAGAAGAAGCCGTCCTTCAGGAATTCGAGCGAATCAATGACCGCGGCGGCGTGCTCGGCGCCATGGAAACACAATACCAGCGAGGCAAGATTCAGGATGAGTCTATGTATTATGAAATGAAGAAGCACTCCGGTGAGCTTCCGATCATCGGTGTAAACACATACCTGAATCCTAACCCTCCATCAGAAGAAGAAATTGATAAGATGGAACTGGCAAGGGCGACACAAGAGGAAAAGGAAACACAAATCCGCAATCTTGAATCTTTCAAGGATAAGAACAAGGATCAATCCGAGGAAGCACTCAATCGCCTGAAGGAAACTGCTGTCAGCGGCGGCAACATCTTCGCTGAACTTATGGAAACAGTAAAATACGCAAGTCTCGGCCAGATCACCAGAGCACTTTACGAAGTAGGCGGCCAGTTCCGCAGGAATATGTAAAAGAGAGCTTGGTTTATACCCATTAAAGATGGTGTATAGAAATAGTACGTGGCATAAAAGTAGATTTTGCAAAGGATCTAAAGGGCAGGATGGCTTGTAGGATAACTATGAGCCATCTTGCATTTTATTGTGTTTGTTTCGTAAACTAGTAACCAGTATAAGATTGCCCAAGCTTTTTCAAATTTTCCCTATCATTTGGCGGATAATCTTATATAATCTAGTTATCAGCTAATACATACGACCTACTTCAGGATGTGAAACTTGTGAGATCGGTGTTGTTCACGGCAGGGGCTTTAATGGCAGCTGCAGCCATGTATTATCTCTATCAGCGCCAGCTAGGTGCAATTTCATTTTTCATTCTCTCAATTGTCTTCTTTTTCCTGGCATACGGCCAGTTGAAGAAAAGAAAGCAACCTGGCGTTAGTAAAGCGGAATCGAAAAGCGAAAAAAGGCGAGAAAACCGCAGATAAAACTGGCATAAAGGTTTAGAATTTGTTTATAATGTAGAATATGTATTCTGGGATATTTTCCTTGTTTTCGGACAAGTGGCCGGGTAAGGCCTGGAATAGAGAAAGGACGTGCGAATATTGAGTTTAAGCCAATACTCAAAAGAAGAGCTTCAAGAGATGTCATTGATTGAAGTTGCCTATGAAGTTTTAAAAGAAAAGAAACAAGCGATTACCTTCCAGGAGCTGATGGGTGAAATCAGAAGCATTCTTAACTTGGACGAGGGCGATGCTAGTGAAAGAATGGTTCAGTTTTATACGGATATAAATATAGATGGACGCTTCATGTCCCAGGGTGAAGGACGCTGGGGACTTCGCGTCTGGTATCCTGTCGACCAAATCGAAGAGGATAATGTCACCACAGTAAAGCCGAAGAAGAAGAAGGCGAAAAAAGCTGTTGATGAGGACGATCTTGACCTTGACGATTTTGATGAAATCGACGAGGATGATCTTGATTACGATGATATCGACGAATTCGATGAAGATGATGACGTTGATGCCCTGGATGATGACGATGATGAGGAAGAGGACTTCGATGAGGACATTGAAGATGCAGACGACTTCGATGAAGATGATGAACTGCTTGAGGATGACGAAGAAGATCTTCCACTCGAAGATGAAGATGCAGAAGATGAAGAGGAAGATCTGTAATTAACAGCTTGACTTTTATTTTCGCCGAATGTAGAATACTTTTTGGGCTCCTTAAAAAAGGGCGATTTAGTAAAACAGCCACAAAACGCTCCCCATACTCTGTATGCGGGGCGTTTTTTTTATTTTTACAGACGTAAAATAACCCCCGATGAAATCGGCTTGCCTCTATAGCTGCAGGCCAAGTGAAAAGGCTAAAAATTTTATTAATAAATCAATTAAACAGGTACATATTGTACAAACTGTTTGATGAGGGGGATTACACAATGGCAAAGTATATTTTTGTAACGGGCGGCGTAGTGTCGTCATTAGGTAAAGGAATCACAGCAGCCTCTCTTGGAAGATTGCTGAAAAACAGAGGCTTGAATGTGACAATCCAGAAGTTTGATCCATATATCAACGTTGACCCGGGAACGATGAGCCCGTATCAGCACGGTGAAGTATTCGTTACAGATGATGGCGCTGAAACGGACCTGGACCTTGGACACTACGAGCGCTTCATCGATATCAACCTGAACAAGTACTCAAACGTAACAACAGGAAAAATCTATTCAACAGTTCTGAAAAAAGAGCGCCGCGGTGACTACCTTGGCGGAACTGTACAGGTTATTCCGCACATCACCAATGAAATCAAGGACAAGGTTTTCCGTGCAGGCAAAGAGACGGGCGCAGATGTTGTCATCACTGAAATTGGCGGTACAGTAGGGGACATTGAATCCCTGCCATTCCTTGAAGCGATCCGCCAGATCAAGAATGATGCCGGACGCGACAATGTGATGTATATCCACTGTACACTTGTTCCTTATCTTAAAGCAGCTGGCGAAATGAAAACAAAGCCAACCCAGCATAGCGTAAAAGAACTGCGCAGCCTGGGAATCCAGCCAAATATTATTGTTCTGCGTACAGAAATGCCGATCTCTAATGATATGAAAGAAAAAATTGCCCTTTTCTGTGATATTGATAAAGAAGCGGTAATTGAGGCAACAGATGCCGATACACTCTACTCCATTCCTCTTTCCTTACAGGAACAGAAGATGGACCAGCTTGTATGTGAACACTTCAAATTGGACTGCAATGAAGCAGACATGACAGAGTGGAATGCGCTGGTTGAGAAAGTGACCCATCTTTCCGGAAAAACAAGAATTGCCCTTGTCGGTAAATATGTTGAGCTTCAAGATGCTTACATTTCAGTCGTTGAATCTTTGAAGCACGCAGGATACGCGTTTGACAGCGATATTGAAATCAAGTGGGTCAACTCCGAGGAAGTTACAGAAGAAAATGTCGTTGAATTGCTGAATGACGCAGATGGCATCCTTGTACCAGGCGGGTTCGGTGATCGTGGTATTGAAGGAAAAATCCTTGCGACAAAGTACGCGCGCGAAAACAAAGTGCCGTTCTTCGGAATCTGCCTTGGCATGCAGCTGGCATCAGTTGAATTCGCACGCCATGTACTTGGTTTGAAGGACGCTCACTCTGCGGAAATCATGCCAAACACGCCATACCCAATCATCGACCTACTTCCAGAACAGAAGGACATCGAAGATCTTGGCGGAACACTTCGCCTTGGCCTCTATCCATGTAAGCTAGCTGAAGATACAAAAGCATTCGCTGCGTATGGCGACGACCTGGTTTATGAGCGCCACCGCCATCGTTATGAATTCAATAACGAGTACCGCCAGGCAATGGAGAAGCAAGGATTCATCTTCTCTGGAACGAGCCCGGACGGCCGTCTTGTAGAAATCATCGAACTGAAAGACCATCCTTGGTTCCTGGCTTCTCAGTTCCATCCTGAATTCACATCAAGACCAACGCGCCCGCAGCCGTTATTCAGGGACTTTATTGAAGCATCCATCAAGACAAGCAAGTAATGAGGAAAAGCCGGTGAAAAATCACCGGCTTTTTGTGTTATTTAATGAATTTTAGACGGTTTAATGCCCAGAATTTAATTCTAGTATGATTGAATTTAATCCGGTTTCTATTGATTTAAACCCAATTTCAGCAAGCTTACTTAGTACTCTTCTAATATTTCCTCGATTGTGAACCTCAAGCCGTAGTAGATGAACAAGGCGGCCATAGAAGTTGGATAGCCAACTCTGTTGCCCATATCATCCGGCAATAGTCCTTTCTTGATTCGCAGGTCAATATGGACATCGGCCAGCGAGCTAAGCCCTTCACTTTCATTCCGGACGGTAGAGACAGCAACGAACGGAATCCCTTTTTCCTGTAAAATACGTGCCATTCCGACTGCCTCTTCATCATCTGCGTAGCGGCTTACGATAAGCACGCGGTCAGCGGATTCCAGCGCTGTTTCTTCTGATAAAATGGCCGCCGATTGAAGGGGTTCCTCACCATAAATAGCTTCAAGCTCAATAGCCTTCATTTCATCAGTGCCGAAAATATAAATTTTGCCATCGCCAGCCGCAGCCTGTGCCAGCAGCCGCGCGCCATCTTCAATCGGAAATTCTTCTTTTTCCATCAGCCTGTTGAACAATCCGGCCAATTGTGTCGAAAACATTTTTAACATTACTGCACCTCCATCTTTGCCAATACTGTTTATAAAGTACTACAATGAGAATAAAAAAGCACCTGTCGAAAATAAGTTTGAAAATATGGCAGGAATTTCAAGATTCTTAACGAATTGTGTAATGGGGATAGGACGTAACCGTTTCCTGGTCAAAGGTATATACTCATTATTACATTTATTAGGGGGAAGAGGCGGCATGAAAGAAAAAATACTTATTGTTGACGACCAGTTTGGCATCAGAATTCTACTTAATGAAGTGCTGCAAAAAGAAGGTTATCAAACGTATCAGGCTGCAAATGGCGTCCAGGCCCTGGATCTAGTAAAAAAACATCCACCAGATCTCGTTCTTCTGGACATGAAAATCCCGGGGATGGATGGCATTGAAATTTTAAAAAGAATGAAAGTTATCGATCCGGATATACGCGTCATCATCATGACTGCCTATGGCGAGCTTGATATGATCCAGGAAGCAATGGACCTTGGAGCATTGACCCACTTCGCTAAACCTTTCGACATTGACGACATCCGTGCAGCCGTGAAAAAATACTCACAAACCGTTTCATAAGATAGATAAAATGCCCTCTTGGATTCTAGAGGGTTTTTATTTTATTATGTTATTGCCAAAAGCAATAATTCGCACTCTGTTATACAACATGGCGGGTGTTCAAAATGAGTTTCCAGACTAGTGAAACTATTGGTAGCGCTTGCTTTATAGCATTTTTATGACACTTGCAAAAACAAGGCTTGAACAATGGTAATTCTGATTTTCTTTTGGTATGATACATATGAATTCCACAGGATCATTTCGTTTTGATGAATGCTTTCCCGGGTACATAATCAAATGCATAGAGGGAAAACCTTTAAAATGGTAGCATAGTCAAAAAGACGATTGATCATAACGAAGGAGGAAAATTTATGCCTTTAGTTTCAATGACTGAAATGCTGAAAAAAGCGAATGCGGAAGGCTACGCTGTTGGGCAATTTAACTTAAATAACCTT comes from Mesobacillus jeotgali and encodes:
- the icmF gene encoding fused isobutyryl-CoA mutase/GTPase IcmF, coding for MPEMYKPKNHIRFVTASSLFDGHDASINIMRRIIQSMGGEVIHLGHNRSVEEVVNAAIQEDAQGIAISSYQGGHVEYFKYMYDLLKERGASHIRIYGGGGGVIIPREIKELHEYGIARIFSPEDGRKYGLNGMIEQMIKECDFPTVTAEGVEEIEKLEAGDPNAVAKLITLAEQHVGGEKETAAAVETLMEKVKTMTKAVPVVGITGTGGAGKSSLTDELIRRFINEIPEKRVAILSVDPTKQKTGGALLGDRIRMNAIFSPRVYMRSLATRKSKSELSLAIKDAIDVVKAAGFDLVIVETSGIGQGDAGITDVCDVSMYVMTSEFGAPSQLEKIDMIDYADLIVINKFERKGSEDAKRQVQKQYQRSHLLWDKELDEMPVYGTIASQFNDPGTNSLFAALVNKINEKAGTDWTTPFATNAVVEKQNVIIPNDRRYYLREISETVRGYHKHAAEQADLARRLFQLGGAIEAVKERETNSEVLSSLQVLKEEAEKKLTPESKYILENWEALKEKYSADQFVTKIRDKEIVTELKTKSLSGLSIPKVALPRYKDYGEILRWVYLENVPGSFPYTAGVFPFKREGEDPKRQFAGEGTPERTNRRFHYLSKDDDAKRLSTAFDSVTLYGEDPDYRPDIYGKVGESGVSVCTLEDMKKLYAGFDLCHPSTSVSMTINGPAPIILAMFMNTAIEQQVEKKEQELGRKLNEDEFAQVKEMTLQTVRGTVQADILKEDQGQNTCIFSTEFALRMMGDIQQYFIDEKVRNYYSVSISGYHIAEAGANPISQLAFTLSNGFTYVEYYLSRGMKIDDFAPNLSFFFSNGLDPEYSVIGRVARRIWATVMKNKYGANERSQKLKYHIQTSGRSLHAQEIDFNDIRTTLQALMALHDNCNSLHTNAYDEAITTPTEESVRRAMAIQMIITKEHGLTKNENPLQGAFIIEELTDLVEEAVLQEFERINDRGGVLGAMETQYQRGKIQDESMYYEMKKHSGELPIIGVNTYLNPNPPSEEEIDKMELARATQEEKETQIRNLESFKDKNKDQSEEALNRLKETAVSGGNIFAELMETVKYASLGQITRALYEVGGQFRRNM
- the rpoE gene encoding DNA-directed RNA polymerase subunit delta, with amino-acid sequence MRILSLSQYSKEELQEMSLIEVAYEVLKEKKQAITFQELMGEIRSILNLDEGDASERMVQFYTDINIDGRFMSQGEGRWGLRVWYPVDQIEEDNVTTVKPKKKKAKKAVDEDDLDLDDFDEIDEDDLDYDDIDEFDEDDDVDALDDDDDEEEDFDEDIEDADDFDEDDELLEDDEEDLPLEDEDAEDEEEDL
- a CDS encoding CTP synthase; protein product: MAKYIFVTGGVVSSLGKGITAASLGRLLKNRGLNVTIQKFDPYINVDPGTMSPYQHGEVFVTDDGAETDLDLGHYERFIDINLNKYSNVTTGKIYSTVLKKERRGDYLGGTVQVIPHITNEIKDKVFRAGKETGADVVITEIGGTVGDIESLPFLEAIRQIKNDAGRDNVMYIHCTLVPYLKAAGEMKTKPTQHSVKELRSLGIQPNIIVLRTEMPISNDMKEKIALFCDIDKEAVIEATDADTLYSIPLSLQEQKMDQLVCEHFKLDCNEADMTEWNALVEKVTHLSGKTRIALVGKYVELQDAYISVVESLKHAGYAFDSDIEIKWVNSEEVTEENVVELLNDADGILVPGGFGDRGIEGKILATKYARENKVPFFGICLGMQLASVEFARHVLGLKDAHSAEIMPNTPYPIIDLLPEQKDIEDLGGTLRLGLYPCKLAEDTKAFAAYGDDLVYERHRHRYEFNNEYRQAMEKQGFIFSGTSPDGRLVEIIELKDHPWFLASQFHPEFTSRPTRPQPLFRDFIEASIKTSK
- a CDS encoding DUF2529 domain-containing protein; this encodes MLKMFSTQLAGLFNRLMEKEEFPIEDGARLLAQAAAGDGKIYIFGTDEMKAIELEAIYGEEPLQSAAILSEETALESADRVLIVSRYADDEEAVGMARILQEKGIPFVAVSTVRNESEGLSSLADVHIDLRIKKGLLPDDMGNRVGYPTSMAALFIYYGLRFTIEEILEEY
- a CDS encoding response regulator, producing the protein MKEKILIVDDQFGIRILLNEVLQKEGYQTYQAANGVQALDLVKKHPPDLVLLDMKIPGMDGIEILKRMKVIDPDIRVIIMTAYGELDMIQEAMDLGALTHFAKPFDIDDIRAAVKKYSQTVS